Proteins encoded by one window of Micromonospora coxensis:
- a CDS encoding PLD nuclease N-terminal domain-containing protein yields the protein MARLSVLLFLIQIVLAVIALISCLSAEEERIRALPRFAWVLIILVFPLIGSIAWFLAGRPTPATPAGPPATRGGSGRVTRPVAPDDDPEFLKSIAEQSRREDAELFRRWEEDLRRREDDLRRREDEPPREDDRPQA from the coding sequence ATGGCCCGGCTGTCCGTCCTGCTCTTCCTGATCCAGATCGTCCTCGCGGTCATCGCGCTGATCAGCTGCCTCTCCGCCGAGGAGGAGCGGATCCGGGCGCTGCCCCGCTTCGCCTGGGTGCTGATCATCCTGGTCTTTCCGCTGATCGGGTCGATCGCCTGGTTCCTCGCCGGTCGCCCGACGCCCGCGACGCCCGCCGGTCCGCCCGCCACCCGGGGCGGGAGCGGGCGGGTCACGCGTCCCGTCGCCCCGGACGACGATCCGGAGTTCCTCAAGTCCATCGCCGAACAGTCCCGTCGCGAGGACGCGGAGCTGTTCCGCCGCTGGGAGGAGGACCTGCGCCGCCGCGAGGACGACCTGCGCCGGCGCGAGGACGAGCCGCCCCGCGAGGACGACCGCCCCCAGGCCTAG
- a CDS encoding YidH family protein: MPGTKRIIVGVWQAIRRWFDPSELRSVGTTPDYRFSLANERTFLAWLRTGLALIAGGLAAAQFLPPLPLRHLREAIAVALLLLGGTVAIRAVDHWARTERAIRLGEELPASRFPAVLALLVGLGALLLVAAVLVKGFGGR, from the coding sequence ATGCCGGGAACAAAGCGGATAATCGTCGGCGTGTGGCAGGCGATCAGGCGGTGGTTCGACCCGTCGGAGCTCAGGAGCGTGGGCACCACCCCGGACTACCGCTTCTCCCTGGCCAACGAGCGGACCTTCCTGGCCTGGCTGCGGACCGGGCTGGCGCTGATCGCCGGCGGGCTGGCCGCCGCCCAGTTCCTGCCGCCGCTGCCGCTGCGGCACCTGCGCGAGGCGATCGCCGTGGCGTTGCTGCTGCTCGGCGGCACCGTCGCGATCCGGGCGGTGGACCACTGGGCGCGCACCGAACGGGCCATCCGGCTCGGCGAGGAGTTGCCCGCCTCCCGGTTCCCGGCCGTGCTCGCCCTGCTCGTGGGGCTCGGGGCGCTGCTGCTGGTGGCTGCCGTGCTGGTGAAGGGGTTCGGCGGGCGATGA
- a CDS encoding acetolactate synthase: MTERVEGHGGELALAALRAHGVREMFTLSGGHVFPLYDAAHRTDFPIYDVRHEQSAVFAAEAVAKLQRRPGLAVLTAGPGVTNGISGLTSAYFNASPVLVLGGRAPQFRWGSGSLQEMDHLPLVTPVTKHAETVFSADDIPRAVTTALTAALTPHRGPVFLDFPLEAVFSVGDADLPAVAPVAPIEPDPDEVARAAALIAGASRPVVIAGSDVYAGDAVDALRAAAESLQVPVFTNGMGRGALPPAHPLAFAKARRVALRGADVVVVVGTPLDFRLGFGDFGDARVVHVVDAPGQRAGHVQPAASPAGDLRLILTAFAEYGGDRAGHADWVAELRAAEDAAKARDAAEMAAETDPIRPARVYGELRRVLAADAITIGDGGDFVSYAGKYLEPAQPGTWLDPGPYGCLGTGMGYAMGARVTHPDRQICVLMGDGAAGFSLMDVESLVRQELPVVIVVGNNGIWGLEKHPMRAMYGYDVAADLQPELRYDKVVEALGGAGETVAKAADLGPALARAFDAGVPYLVNVLTDPADAYPRSSNLA; the protein is encoded by the coding sequence ATGACGGAACGGGTCGAGGGCCACGGCGGGGAACTGGCGCTGGCGGCCCTGCGCGCGCACGGCGTACGGGAGATGTTCACCCTCTCCGGCGGGCACGTCTTCCCTCTCTACGACGCCGCCCACCGCACCGACTTCCCGATCTACGACGTCCGGCACGAGCAGTCCGCGGTCTTCGCCGCCGAGGCGGTCGCCAAGCTCCAGCGCCGCCCCGGCCTCGCCGTGCTCACCGCCGGCCCCGGCGTCACCAACGGCATCTCCGGCCTGACCAGCGCGTACTTCAACGCCTCCCCGGTGCTGGTGCTGGGGGGCAGGGCGCCGCAGTTCCGCTGGGGCTCGGGCAGCCTGCAGGAGATGGACCACCTGCCGCTGGTCACCCCGGTGACCAAGCACGCCGAGACGGTGTTCAGCGCCGACGACATCCCGCGCGCCGTCACCACCGCGCTGACCGCCGCGCTGACTCCGCACCGTGGCCCGGTCTTCCTCGACTTCCCGCTGGAGGCGGTCTTCTCCGTCGGCGACGCCGACCTGCCGGCGGTCGCACCGGTCGCCCCGATCGAGCCCGACCCGGACGAGGTCGCCCGGGCCGCCGCCCTGATCGCCGGGGCGAGCCGCCCGGTCGTCATCGCCGGCTCGGACGTGTACGCCGGCGACGCCGTCGACGCGTTGCGCGCCGCCGCCGAGTCGCTGCAGGTGCCGGTCTTCACCAACGGGATGGGCCGGGGCGCGCTGCCGCCCGCGCACCCGCTCGCCTTCGCCAAGGCCCGCCGGGTCGCCCTCAGGGGCGCCGACGTGGTCGTGGTGGTGGGCACCCCGCTGGACTTCCGGCTCGGCTTCGGCGACTTCGGCGACGCCAGGGTCGTGCACGTCGTCGACGCCCCCGGCCAGCGCGCCGGGCACGTGCAGCCGGCCGCCAGCCCTGCCGGTGACCTGCGGCTGATCCTGACCGCGTTCGCCGAGTACGGCGGCGACCGGGCCGGGCACGCCGACTGGGTGGCCGAGCTGCGTGCCGCCGAGGACGCCGCGAAGGCCCGCGACGCGGCCGAGATGGCCGCCGAGACCGACCCGATCCGCCCGGCCCGGGTCTACGGCGAGCTGCGCCGGGTGCTGGCCGCCGACGCGATCACCATCGGCGACGGCGGCGACTTCGTCTCGTACGCCGGGAAGTACCTGGAGCCGGCGCAGCCCGGCACCTGGCTCGACCCGGGCCCGTACGGCTGCCTCGGCACCGGCATGGGCTACGCGATGGGGGCCCGGGTCACCCACCCGGACCGGCAGATCTGCGTGCTGATGGGCGACGGCGCGGCCGGATTCTCGCTGATGGACGTGGAGTCCCTGGTCCGGCAGGAGCTGCCGGTCGTCATCGTGGTCGGCAACAACGGCATCTGGGGTCTGGAGAAGCACCCGATGCGGGCCATGTACGGCTACGACGTCGCCGCCGACCTCCAGCCGGAGCTGCGCTACGACAAGGTGGTCGAGGCGCTCGGCGGCGCCGGCGAGACGGTGGCGAAGGCCGCCGACCTCGGCCCGGCCCTGGCCCGCGCCTTCGACGCCGGGGTGCCGTACCTGGTCAACGTGCTGACCGACCCGGCGGACGCGTACCCCCGCTCGTCGAACCTGGCCTGA
- a CDS encoding ABC transporter permease, whose amino-acid sequence MTAATATAAAPLTPARRLGVVAGLRHTLTLAWRSLVQIKHNPMELLDLSIQPVMFVLLFTYVFGTAISGSPGEYLTFALPGIIVQNAFFATMSTGFGLNNDLTKGVFDRLRALPIARWAPLAGRILADTVKQAWSVSLLVSVGAILGFRLGNGLAGLLGAFALLLTFSLAAAWISVLVGVLVDEPEKVQVFGFTVIFPLTFTSNVFVPTDRMPGWLQNWVEINPVTILADALRGLLVGGPVAGPALQSLLWAAGIAAVFAPLAVRALRRRV is encoded by the coding sequence ATGACCGCCGCCACCGCCACCGCCGCCGCCCCGCTCACCCCGGCCCGTCGTCTCGGCGTCGTCGCCGGCCTGCGGCACACCCTGACCCTGGCCTGGCGCAGCCTGGTGCAGATCAAGCACAACCCGATGGAGCTGCTCGACCTGAGCATCCAGCCGGTGATGTTCGTGCTGCTCTTCACGTACGTCTTCGGCACCGCGATCTCCGGCTCGCCGGGGGAGTACCTCACCTTCGCGCTGCCCGGCATCATCGTGCAGAACGCCTTCTTCGCCACCATGAGCACCGGGTTCGGGCTCAACAACGACCTCACCAAGGGCGTCTTCGACCGGCTGCGGGCCCTGCCGATCGCCCGCTGGGCGCCGTTGGCCGGGCGGATCCTCGCCGACACGGTCAAGCAGGCCTGGTCGGTGTCGCTGCTGGTCTCGGTCGGCGCGATCCTCGGGTTCCGGCTGGGCAACGGGCTGGCGGGGCTGCTCGGCGCGTTCGCGTTGCTGCTGACCTTCTCCCTGGCCGCGGCCTGGATCTCGGTGCTGGTCGGGGTGCTGGTGGACGAGCCGGAGAAGGTGCAGGTCTTCGGCTTCACGGTGATCTTCCCGCTCACCTTCACCAGCAACGTCTTCGTGCCGACCGACCGGATGCCGGGCTGGCTGCAGAACTGGGTGGAGATCAACCCGGTCACCATCCTGGCCGACGCGCTGCGCGGCCTGCTGGTCGGCGGCCCGGTCGCCGGTCCCGCCCTCCAGTCGCTGCTCTGGGCGGCCGGCATCGCCGCGGTGTTCGCGCCGCTGGCGGTGCGGGCGCTGCGGCGTCGGGTGTGA
- a CDS encoding DUF202 domain-containing protein: protein MTRDPGLQPERTRLAWRRTALALTVVTVLAIRLALTGDVAGALLAAAVVLLWAGALTACWARAAGSGPTPVGPRSLPLVALATAGLALLSVPLVLRGMW, encoded by the coding sequence ATGACCCGGGACCCCGGACTGCAACCCGAGCGCACCCGGCTGGCCTGGCGGCGTACCGCCCTGGCGCTGACCGTGGTGACCGTGCTGGCGATCCGGCTCGCCCTGACCGGCGACGTCGCCGGCGCGTTGCTCGCGGCGGCCGTGGTGCTGCTCTGGGCGGGGGCGCTCACCGCCTGCTGGGCCCGGGCCGCCGGCAGCGGGCCGACCCCGGTCGGGCCACGCTCCCTGCCGCTGGTCGCGCTGGCCACCGCCGGGCTGGCGCTGCTCTCGGTGCCGTTGGTGCTGCGCGGAATGTGGTGA
- a CDS encoding ATP-binding cassette domain-containing protein encodes MTYAIRAEGLVRRFGDTTALAGVDLAVPTGTVFGLLGPNGAGKTTTVRVLATLLTADEGHATVGGYDVHRDPHRVRQLIGLTGQYASVDETLTGTENLLLIGRLLGLGRAEARARAAELLAEFHLDDAAGRAAKTYSGGMRRRLDLAASLVGRPQVLFLDEPTTGLDPRSRNELWDIVRNLVADGVTVLLTTQYLEEADQLAGEIAVVDHGRVIAQGTPEELKAKTGGQVLAVRPVDPADVSTVVAVAGEVAGTVPEVAQNTVTVPVNDPGALPAVVRRLDDAGVAVAELALRGSSLDEVFLSLTGHRAEDDAATDALERSPA; translated from the coding sequence ATGACCTACGCGATCCGCGCCGAGGGGTTGGTGCGCCGGTTCGGCGACACCACCGCCCTGGCCGGTGTCGACCTGGCGGTCCCCACCGGGACGGTGTTCGGCCTGCTGGGGCCGAACGGCGCCGGCAAGACCACCACCGTACGGGTGCTCGCCACCCTGCTCACCGCCGACGAGGGGCACGCCACCGTCGGCGGGTACGACGTGCACCGCGACCCGCACCGGGTGCGCCAGCTCATCGGCCTGACCGGCCAGTACGCCTCGGTCGACGAAACCCTCACCGGCACGGAGAACCTGCTGCTCATCGGCCGGCTGCTCGGGCTGGGCCGGGCCGAGGCGCGGGCCCGTGCCGCCGAACTGCTCGCCGAGTTCCATCTCGACGACGCGGCCGGCCGGGCGGCCAAGACCTACTCCGGCGGGATGCGCCGCCGCCTCGACCTGGCGGCCAGCCTGGTGGGGCGGCCGCAGGTGCTCTTCCTCGACGAGCCGACCACCGGCCTCGACCCGCGCAGCCGTAACGAGCTGTGGGACATCGTGCGCAACCTGGTCGCCGACGGGGTGACCGTGCTGCTCACCACGCAGTACCTGGAGGAGGCCGACCAGCTGGCCGGCGAGATCGCGGTGGTCGACCACGGCCGGGTGATCGCGCAGGGCACCCCGGAGGAGCTGAAGGCGAAGACCGGCGGGCAGGTGCTCGCCGTCCGGCCGGTCGACCCGGCCGACGTGTCGACCGTGGTGGCCGTGGCCGGCGAGGTCGCCGGCACCGTCCCCGAGGTCGCCCAGAACACGGTCACCGTGCCGGTGAACGATCCGGGCGCGCTGCCCGCCGTGGTCCGCCGTCTCGACGACGCCGGTGTCGCCGTGGCCGAGCTGGCGTTGCGCGGTTCCAGCCTGGACGAGGTCTTCCTCTCCCTCACCGGCCACCGGGCCGAGGACGACGCCGCCACCGACGCTCTCGAGAGGAGCCCGGCATGA